Within Hydractinia symbiolongicarpus strain clone_291-10 chromosome 11, HSymV2.1, whole genome shotgun sequence, the genomic segment GCACAGATGGTCAGGAAAAAAGTATTCTTGTTCTGTATAAAAAAAACCTACCAGATGTTTGAAGGGTAATTTACAACAGACCCATTAGTAATAAAGGTTGAAGCTCCACCACCATCCAAATTGATAGCATTGGTTATACCAAATGATTGCAACAAAGAGGCAGCATCGTGCAAATTTAttctaaataatataaatataaaaattttagctttataaatataaataaaaaattatatctttATTTCCAAATTCTTAGAGGAAAGATAACCCATAAATAACAGGTTTTGGATGATAATAATTTTAGTACACACTACTGCACTAACCCCGAATCACTGGTTTTCCCATCAACTTGAATAATATGAACACATCCTTCCTCGTCAAAACCAACAAATGATCTTGCAGATTTCGTATTAGCAAACTGAGATAAACTGTCACTTGAGCATTGCTgtaattttaaactttcattGACATAGTTTTCGCCATTTCTTAAAATCCAACCAATACCAGAAACCAGTTGGATGAATGGGTTTTTTAAAGTTAGAAGTCTTTGAGGGATATATCCCACTGCAATGCTACCATCTTTTTTCACACCAAAGTTAACAGCTTTTACTAATAATGAGTTTGTTTTTTGCACTAAATGCCCATCACTTACAACATTACCATAGCAACCTAATGTTTCAGGATGGGCAAAACCTCCATTAATAGCCACAACACATTTTCTTTGTTTCGCTGTTTCAAGAACGGTGGCTTTTACTTTGTCTCTACATCCACCTGGTCTTAATGGTTCCAAAacagaaaacatattttttgcatCGTAAACAATAGCTTGATGACCATATATTTTTTggttgttgatttttttataaaaggtgTGCACAAAATGTTTCTGATAAGTTTTTTTCGGTTTAACAATACTAAAACTTTTGACACTTTGTCTGTTTTTCCTATTCGTGTCTATAGTTTCTTTCTGTTCAAAAGGTGATAGCTGATCAACTTGTTGAAACATACAAAAGCATTTGCAAATGTACAACATGCTGACAAGAATACATACGAAATAAGTACTGTTCATTATATAAATGATACATTTCCCTGTGTTAATTCTCACCTCATTGGTTCagctttttatttataatactAAGACAAAAAGAACAGATTCATACATTGACTTTTAGTTTAAAGATGAAATGTAGCCTATTTACATGATTATAGTGAAGTTGGTTTTTTATCATTACAAAATAAAGTCACTCACATTCACCTACTATTTGTTAAACATGCTTTGGTTTACTTAAAATAGGGTTGCATGAAGAAGTGAAATTAATTAAGAAAAGAGATTGTCACAAACATTGCACCTGGTcacaaattgaaaaattaaaggaatgcagtaataaaaaatattatagatataaaagaatgtaaaacataaataaaaactattttGGAATTAACGTTTTCTCACAGTAAAAGTGAACTTGTAAAAGTTAAATTCTCTTGCATgtctgtaaaaaatattttggtactTTTTTAAGCAGTTACTACGCATCAGTGAAAAGCAGATATTTTGAGAGCTGATACTAACATGGAAAAATATACTTTAATCAGGAAAAACATTTGggataaacttttgcaaatctaaatatttcacgactaaaatTGGTAAACTTTTACGGTCtgagattaaatttttttgaattgttccctgaaaaaaaaaaaagattctgtTTGgtgtcaaacaattttttttacagaagttaaacattatatctttgcaacagtttttaaaacagaaaaaaatatttccagagATTGTTGTTACTTTTTTAGTATGGGAACGTTTGAAGCATCATcactttgtttttataaacagGACTTTCACATGTAAGAATACTCATGAACAGATACATGTAAGAACATCGATAAACAAATAATTCAAACAATAGGTATATTTGtgcattttttatactttttttgaataatcCAACAGCATACATggagtaataaaaaaaaattaaaaaagactaATATTCTTCTTGAACATTCTTACGTGTAAGTCTACCTTAGAACAACAAATGGAAAAACATAGCTTTTAAAAGCAgaagttttttttgaattttattttagactTTCACGATTTAATCAGTTAGAAAATCTGTGCTGAATaaactttcacaaaaaacatttttaagtttttcaaaaaagcctaaaagtcacaaaattcatGACGTTTCTCTGATTAAAGAATATATTTATGCATAGAGTGAACAAAATATTTCCTGAtttgaattaaaaataataagtcAGCTCTCAAAAATTTGCTGACTGTAGAAACTCTTTGCAATTGTCAGGGAGCACTTGCCATTGATCCCTTGATAATGGTTATTTTGTCGCAACAACCATTATGCAATAAAGTTTAATGAAGAAATAGGATTCTCAGTATTAACATTTACTTTCTAGAATGAATCGCAAAAATGGGAATTCGTTTTGCAAATTGCAAACTGCAACCTGTTATTTCGAACCATGTTCCCAAAAGAGTTTGttacacaaaaaatgtttaatttttcttgGCTTTCTTTCTGCAAAAAGGTAGACAGTAGCTAGAAACATGACTGTTTTACTGTGCCAAATACTAATTGGGATGTGCATACAAAGATTATCTATTTTTAAATCTCAGCCTTCAAAAATGCAAGTCAAATGTTGACAATCCAAAGACTACATGTATTATATATTTGGGCAGGGTGCAATCCAGACTTCTCAGTATGTTACATATAACTATTCTCAAAATTTCCCAATTTAATAGGCTAATGAAGTCATGTCTTATTAGGACGTGAATATAAAATTCTTCTCTGGGAGATCCTTCATAacaactgtgaaatttttggattaCAACCTAGGGGAAAGACTttgtatataaaaagaaatcaGATATGGCAGATACTTTTCATCTTTTTACTACAAACAAGCGAATAATTAACttccaaacttttttattttcaacgtaGATGGCAAATTCTCTAAAACAATAGACATTGGTCGCTCAACAATGACAAGATCGCCAGCCACATTTATATCAAAGAACATTATGTTACTAAATTGTCCATTAGTTTTAAGCACTTTTCCACCTTTTTTACGTTTCAAACTTTTCTTCTGCATACCACTGTCAGGCAGTAAACTATCATAAATGATTTTGccaaaaacttcttttgtttGAACAAACATTTCATTTTCAACTTTTGGATTAAACACAATTgcgtttattttgtcttttaacCGTCCCATGTTTGTTATTATTTGAGACTTATTGACATCAAATAACCATGGCTTAAATTTCTTATCTGGTATGTCAAATTCATACATGAATTTCTCACTTGTTGCAAAAAATACATTATTGGTGTGCGGTTGGAAAGAGCAAAAGGTAACCTGACCATTCATTTTAGGCAGCTCCAATGCAAAGCCTTCATCAacaatggagaaaatataacaTTGAGAATCTGCATCAACAACACAAATATAGTTGCTGTCATGATCAACTCTGATGAAGCGAAAAGGAAGCTGCACCAAAGTCTCATCAGGAAATTTAAGCTTGCCATTTCTTCCACTTTGCAAATGATATAAACTGATCACAGCTTCAAATCCAACAGTAACAATATATTCTTCACTTGGAGTGAAACACATTTCTGTGGATGGTTGCATTTTAACATGATTAAGCTTTTTTACAGAAGGTGGATCCAAATGAAGTTCAAGAGCTCTGCATTTGGCAGTGCTTGAATAGGCAAGATATTTTCCATTACTCGAAATGGCAGAGCAGATTAAATGATCTGCATTATCATTGCAAATTTCAAACAGCTTTCGTCTTTGTGTTGCATCATCCTCTGGATTTTTTAATGACCAAACATGTAACTTCTGTTGCTCCCGAAAACAAAGCAGATTACGATGATGAGacagttgtagcgcattgggaaGTGGTAAACATGAATACCTAACAAACGATTGTGAAGAAAAATTTTCTAACGGATAGACAACAAAGCGTGGATCTAACCCTCCTGATAAAAGGCTTTCATTATAAACAGCAAGAGTTCTTGTGTCATGGTTTGTTGCTCGAACAGCTTTTGACTGTATCCACTTCAGTCTTTGCTCTACTTGGACTAAGTTGAATTGAACCACTTTGCTATCCACACC encodes:
- the LOC130613648 gene encoding U3 small nucleolar RNA-associated protein 4 homolog, translated to MTDYKVHRVQFVEFLPKAINSAAVSEKLARVALSREDGSIEIRDPTNDWIIDRVIPGQEGRTVEHVVWLNQRLFTGGLNGEIIEWDLKRLQPLYTQDSYGGPVWCLKFSFSGKYLAAGCEDGSIRVFEVCDSSILYERSLHKQEHRILSLGWSYDNNFIVSGGFDCTLRMYSVKTGAIISRMTSDNLKEGNTMIWSVEILKDMTIVAGDSLGNTQFWDGNSGTLLQSYHSHQADVLAVVVCNQEQTVYSTGVDSKVVQFNLVQVEQRLKWIQSKAVRATNHDTRTLAVYNESLLSGGLDPRFVVYPLENFSSQSFVRYSCLPLPNALQLSHHRNLLCFREQQKLHVWSLKNPEDDATQRRKLFEICNDNADHLICSAISSNGKYLAYSSTAKCRALELHLDPPSVKKLNHVKMQPSTEMCFTPSEEYIVTVGFEAVISLYHLQSGRNGKLKFPDETLVQLPFRFIRVDHDSNYICVVDADSQCYIFSIVDEGFALELPKMNGQVTFCSFQPHTNNVFFATSEKFMYEFDIPDKKFKPWLFDVNKSQIITNMGRLKDKINAIVFNPKVENEMFVQTKEVFGKIIYDSLLPDSGMQKKSLKRKKGGKVLKTNGQFSNIMFFDINVAGDLVIVERPMSIVLENLPSTLKIKKFGS
- the LOC130613649 gene encoding N-acetylglucosamine-1-phosphodiester alpha-N-acetylglucosaminidase-like; translated protein: MNSTYFVCILVSMLYICKCFCMFQQVDQLSPFEQKETIDTNRKNRQSVKSFSIVKPKKTYQKHFVHTFYKKINNQKIYGHQAIVYDAKNMFSVLEPLRPGGCRDKVKATVLETAKQRKCVVAINGGFAHPETLGCYGNVVSDGHLVQKTNSLLVKAVNFGVKKDGSIAVGYIPQRLLTLKNPFIQLVSGIGWILRNGENYVNESLKLQQCSSDSLSQFANTKSARSFVGFDEEGCVHIIQVDGKTSDSGINLHDAASLLQSFGITNAINLDGGGASTFITNGSVVNYPSNICFKDGTESLCPANVTTVLCIHESDKCSNNCSNNGVCGKGRCRCQAGWFGIECDKNVLEFSSSWKNYKFIIGLTVTIGVLLVLNIFTCNLAFLYYSRYKSLVNSSKEKDQLRHYLRSRRALSSTENESDY